The Megalops cyprinoides isolate fMegCyp1 chromosome 9, fMegCyp1.pri, whole genome shotgun sequence genome has a window encoding:
- the LOC118782730 gene encoding green-sensitive opsin-2-like: MADNAVFAARRYHDDTTRDSVFTYTNSNNTRGPFEGPNYHIAPRWVYNISTLWMIFVVIASVFTNGLVLVATAKFKKLRHPLNWILVNLAIADLGETVLASTISVINQIFGYFILGHPMCIFEGYTVSVCGIAALWSLTVISWERWVVVCKPFGNVKFDGKWATAGILFSWIWAICWCAPPIFGWSRYWPHGLKTSCGPDVFSGSDDPGVKSYMITLMLTCCALPLFIIVVCYLFVWSAIHSVAQQQKDSESTQKAEKEVSRMVVVMILAFILCWGPYATFATFSAINPGYAWHPLAAAIPAYFAKSATIYNPIIYVFMNRQFRSCIYQLLGKKVEDGSEVSSSSATEVSSASTSS; this comes from the exons ATGGCAGACAACGCAGTCTTCGCTGCCAGGCGGTACCATGACGACACTACGAGGGACTCAGTCTTCACCTacaccaacagcaacaacaccagAG GTCCCTTCGAAGGCCCCAACTACCACATCGCTCCCCGATGGGTGTACAATATCTCCACCTTGTGGATGATCTTCGTAGTCATCGCCTCTGTCTTCACCAATGGCCTGGTGCTTGTAGCCACTGCCAAGTTCAAGAAACTGCGCCACCCACTCAACTGGATCTTGGTCAATCTGGCTATAGCTGACCTCGGAGAGACCGTCCTGGCCAGCACCATCAGCGTAATCAACCAGATCTTCGGCTACTTCATCCTGGGTCACCCAATGTGCATATTTGAAGGTTACACCGTCTCCGTCTGTG GTATTGCAGCTCTGTGGTCCTTGACTGTCATCTCCTGGGAGAGATGGGTGGTGGTGTGCAAGCCCTTCGGAAATGTTAAATTCGATGGCAAGTGGGCCACCGCTGGCATCCTGTTCTCATGGATCTGGGCTATTTGCTGGTGCGCACCTCCCATCTTTGGCTGGAGCAG ATACTGGCCTCATGGCCTGAAGACCTCCTGCGGCCCTGATGTGTTCAGTGGAAGTGACGACCCTGGAGTCAAGTCCTACATGATCACCCTCATGCTCACCTGCTGTGCCCTGCCACTCTTCATCATTGTCGTCTGCTACCTCTTCGTATGGAGCGCCATCCACTCT GTTGCACAGCAGCAAAAGGACTCTGAGTCGACACAGAAGGCTGAGAAGGAGGTGTCCAGGATGGTGGTTGTCATGATCCTGGCTTTCATTTTGTGCTGGGGTCCCTATGCCACATTCGCCACCTTCTCTGCCATCAACCCTGGGTACGCCTGGCACCCTCTGGCAGCAGCCATCCCTGCTTACTTTGCCAAGAGCGCCAccatctacaaccccatcatCTATGTCTTCATGAACCGGCAG TTCCGCAGCTGCATCTATCAGCTGCTGGGTAAGAAGGTGGAAGATGGCTCTGAGgtgtcctcctcctctgccacaGAGGTCTCCTCGGCCTCCACCTCCTCGTAG